The DNA window CACGCGACAGCCTGCTGCGGGCTCGCGCGGGTGGCGGGATTGTGGTGCGAGGGCCGAGTTCGCGGCGTCTACCGCCCCGAAGGCCACCCTCGGGGACACGCACAGGTCGGCACCCCGCTGCGAGGGCCGAGATCGTGACGCTCAGCGCCCCACGAGGAGCTTCGGCGACGCCCGCGGCCCGGAACATCTTCCGCGGCCCGCCGGGGTCACTCCGACCGGAAAGTCGCTTGTGGACGGTCGAAGACGCGGTTGTCGATCACCACGTCGACCCGGCCGCGCGGATCCGCTTCGGCGAGGTAGATCCGCTCGGCCACCAGGTAGCGGTCGCGATGGATGGCCTCGGCGTTCGAACCCGCCCAGTTCTGGTCGCGCACCGCGCCCCGTGCGACGGAAAGGTCGCCGTCGATCTCGATCCACACGCGGTAGTCCCAGTAGCGGTCGATCTCCGGCCGGAACGCGAACACCCCGTCGACGATGAGCACCGCGTCCTCGGCCGCCTCGACGCGTTCGGCGCTGTGGTCGATCTGGGTGAACGGGTCACGCAGGCACAGCGCGCAGCTCCCGGTGCCTTCCGGCCCGGCGGGGGCCAGCAGCAACTCCGCTGCGGCGGAGTAGTCGTATGCGTTGCGGTAGTAGCCTTCCCCGGACTCGCGGTCGTAGAGATGCCTGTCGCGCCACGGTTTCTTGAAATCGTCGAGGCACGAGCGGAGTACCGGTCTGCCCGCTTGCGCGATGCGCTCGCCGAGCTCGTGTCCGAAGCTCGTCTTGCCCGCCGCGGTGAACCCGTCGATACCGACGCGGAGCCGGTTTTCGCCCAGCGCCAGCACCCTCGCCGCGATTTCGGCGACGAGCGCGTCCCGCTCGGGGCCGCCCGGTGGCGGAATCGGTTGCTGCCACGTCGATACCGAGCGTCGCACCGCCATGGCCCGAGTATGCCCGATCAGGCCCGTTTGCGGGCGCGGAGCACGGTGTCGTGCACCGTGATCTCCGCACCGTCGGGATCCGGAGCGGTGCGCGGCCTCGTTTCGGCGAGGACTTCCCAGGCGTCCGCGTCGAGCGCGCTCGCCAGTTCGCTCGCGGTGTAGTACATCTCGGGCAGGTTCGGCCGCCCCGCCGAGGTCTGCACGTCGGAGAAGTCGTGGCCGACGATCAGCAGGGTGCCGCCGGGCGCCACGGCGGTCGCGAGCCGGGCCACCAGTGCTTCCCGCTCGG is part of the Amycolatopsis sp. CA-230715 genome and encodes:
- a CDS encoding uridine kinase gives rise to the protein MAVRRSVSTWQQPIPPPGGPERDALVAEIAARVLALGENRLRVGIDGFTAAGKTSFGHELGERIAQAGRPVLRSCLDDFKKPWRDRHLYDRESGEGYYRNAYDYSAAAELLLAPAGPEGTGSCALCLRDPFTQIDHSAERVEAAEDAVLIVDGVFAFRPEIDRYWDYRVWIEIDGDLSVARGAVRDQNWAGSNAEAIHRDRYLVAERIYLAEADPRGRVDVVIDNRVFDRPQATFRSE